In Candidatus Nealsonbacteria bacterium DGGOD1a, one DNA window encodes the following:
- the groL gene encoding chaperonin GroEL (60 kDa chaperone family; promotes refolding of misfolded polypeptides especially under stressful conditions; forms two stacked rings of heptamers to form a barrel-shaped 14mer; ends can be capped by GroES; misfolded proteins enter the barrel where they are refolded when GroES binds) has protein sequence MAKEIIYSEVARKKLKIGSDKLANAVKVTLGPKGRNVVLGKSYGSPVITNDGVSIAKEIELEDAAENLGAQIVKEASEKTNDMAGDGTTTACVLAQALIGEGLKNVTAGANPLAIKRGIDKGVEAVVANLKQMSKQISKKEEMAQVATISAESAELGNLIAEVMQEVGKDGVVTIEESKNLDIRKEIVKGLQFDRGYLSAYMVTDTERMEAALEDPYILITEKKIASLPELLPILEKIVQAGKKELVIIADEVEGDALATLVVNKLRGIFNALAVKAPGFGDRKKEMLADIAAVTGATVVSEQLGMKLENVTIKDLGSARRVVAGKDKTVIVEGKGDKDLIDARVKQIKNEITKTESDFDKEKLQERLAKLSGGVAVIKVGAATEIEQKARQHKTEDALNATRAAVEEGIVPGGGTALLNCVKALDKVHVDGEEAIGINILRRALEEPIRQIANNAGVEGAVVIEKIRQSNGAVGFNAAKMIYEDMLAAGVVDPTKVVRATIQNAASAASVLLTTEAMVIEKPKKENPMPGGMPGMGGGMGGMDMGY, from the coding sequence GTGGCTAAAGAAATAATTTATTCCGAAGTGGCTCGTAAAAAATTGAAGATCGGTTCCGACAAATTGGCCAACGCGGTGAAAGTGACTTTGGGTCCCAAAGGCCGCAATGTGGTTTTGGGCAAGTCTTACGGTTCGCCGGTGATTACCAATGACGGCGTTTCAATCGCCAAAGAAATCGAACTGGAGGATGCCGCCGAAAATTTGGGGGCGCAGATTGTTAAAGAAGCCAGCGAAAAAACCAATGATATGGCCGGCGACGGCACCACGACCGCGTGCGTTTTGGCGCAAGCGCTCATCGGCGAGGGCTTGAAAAATGTGACCGCGGGGGCAAACCCTCTGGCGATCAAGCGCGGCATTGATAAAGGCGTGGAAGCGGTAGTGGCCAATTTGAAGCAAATGTCCAAACAGATTTCCAAAAAGGAAGAAATGGCGCAGGTGGCCACGATTTCGGCGGAGAGCGCGGAGCTTGGTAATTTGATCGCCGAAGTGATGCAAGAGGTCGGCAAGGATGGCGTGGTGACGATCGAGGAATCAAAAAATCTTGATATCCGCAAGGAGATTGTCAAGGGTTTGCAGTTTGACCGCGGTTACTTGTCCGCGTATATGGTGACCGATACCGAACGCATGGAAGCGGCGCTTGAAGATCCGTATATTTTGATCACTGAAAAAAAGATTGCGTCTTTGCCCGAACTCTTGCCGATTTTGGAAAAGATTGTCCAAGCCGGTAAAAAAGAATTGGTTATTATCGCCGATGAAGTCGAGGGCGACGCGCTGGCGACTTTGGTGGTCAACAAATTGCGGGGAATTTTCAACGCTTTGGCGGTGAAGGCTCCGGGATTCGGCGATCGCAAGAAAGAAATGCTGGCCGATATCGCCGCGGTAACCGGCGCGACGGTGGTTTCCGAACAACTGGGGATGAAATTGGAAAATGTAACGATCAAGGATCTGGGGTCGGCGCGCCGCGTGGTCGCGGGAAAAGATAAGACCGTGATCGTGGAAGGCAAAGGCGACAAGGATTTGATTGACGCCCGCGTCAAGCAGATCAAAAACGAGATCACCAAGACCGAATCGGATTTCGACAAAGAAAAATTGCAGGAGCGTTTGGCCAAGCTTTCCGGCGGCGTGGCGGTGATCAAAGTTGGCGCGGCCACGGAAATTGAGCAAAAAGCCCGCCAGCACAAAACCGAGGATGCTTTGAACGCGACGCGCGCGGCCGTGGAAGAAGGCATTGTTCCCGGCGGCGGCACGGCATTGTTGAATTGCGTCAAAGCTTTGGACAAAGTCCATGTGGATGGCGAGGAAGCCATCGGTATCAATATTTTGCGCCGCGCGCTGGAGGAGCCGATCCGCCAGATCGCCAATAACGCGGGCGTGGAGGGCGCGGTGGTGATCGAAAAGATTCGCCAAAGCAACGGCGCGGTCGGATTCAACGCGGCCAAAATGATATATGAGGATATGCTGGCGGCTGGCGTGGTTGATCCCACCAAAGTGGTGCGGGCGACCATTCAGAACGCGGCCAGCGCGGCTTCGGTTCTTCTGACCACCGAAGCGATGGTGATTGAAAAACCCAAAAAGGAAAATCCGATGCCCGGCGGCATGCCCGGAATGGGCGGCGGCATGGGAGGAATGGATATGGGTTATTAG
- a CDS encoding type II toxin-antitoxin system HicB family antitoxin — MKQMLHYNIILRPEPEGGFTVLVPALPGCVTYGKDLDEARRMAKEAIELYIEDLKAHKDEIPNGRDYLISSLEIVSV, encoded by the coding sequence ATGAAACAGATGTTGCATTATAATATTATTTTGCGGCCCGAGCCGGAGGGCGGTTTTACGGTGTTGGTGCCGGCATTGCCCGGGTGCGTCACCTATGGCAAGGATTTAGACGAAGCGCGGCGAATGGCAAAAGAAGCGATTGAATTATACATAGAAGATTTAAAGGCGCATAAAGATGAAATTCCCAATGGCAGGGATTATTTGATCTCGTCTTTGGAAATCGTTTCCGTCTAA
- a CDS encoding type II toxin-antitoxin system HicA family toxin, whose translation MAKLPAITPKKLISILEKSGFAVSRVSGSHVILNRPTDKRRIIVPCHTKDLPKGTLMSILHEAGIDKDQLKDLV comes from the coding sequence ATGGCCAAACTACCCGCGATTACCCCGAAAAAGCTGATAAGCATATTGGAGAAATCCGGCTTTGCGGTGAGTCGCGTTTCGGGCAGTCATGTTATTTTGAATCGTCCGACTGACAAAAGAAGGATAATCGTGCCTTGCCATACGAAAGATTTGCCGAAAGGAACATTGATGTCAATTTTGCATGAGGCGGGAATTGATAAAGATCAATTAAAAGATTTGGTTTAA
- a CDS encoding ParB N-terminal domain-containing protein codes for MPKYQIKNIAAGLLKPHEEICPIHSRNLLAQIKKDRCLKNPIIVDKDTMVILDGHHRYNLLKLLGCNFIPCCLVDYQAPEIGVSCWREGEKISKKEVLAAGLSGKLLPQKTSRHIIPDRPIGMDIALSELKL; via the coding sequence ATGCCCAAATATCAAATCAAAAACATTGCCGCCGGTTTGTTGAAACCCCACGAAGAAATTTGCCCGATTCATTCGCGAAACTTGCTGGCTCAAATCAAAAAAGACCGATGCCTCAAAAATCCGATAATCGTCGACAAAGATACGATGGTGATTTTGGACGGCCATCATCGTTATAATTTGTTGAAACTGCTGGGTTGTAATTTTATTCCGTGCTGTTTGGTTGATTATCAAGCCCCGGAGATCGGCGTTTCCTGCTGGCGCGAGGGTGAAAAAATCAGCAAAAAAGAAGTTCTTGCCGCCGGCTTATCCGGCAAGCTGTTGCCTCAAAAAACTTCTCGCCATATCATTCCCGACCGCCCCATCGGCATGGATATCGCGCTTTCGGAATTGAAATTGTGA
- a CDS encoding CehA/McbA family metallohydrolase, translated as MRSLFLLSLVFFGFSALNADAASGYFIKVNTHTHTAWDNTNGYGSDGRNTLAEMVDAYKSKGYNLLVITDHNSYDGTKTSSLTQGYFVNRVNPFTPCDSYSDPANKFLCISGEELTPGIGVFGDHAHHALLVGGKKPWTNFDDNADNIKKAFSSTISQGGFAVIAHPSSKNPLYDHKGFKLADNETYWTLPELKSFDYTAMEISATTSVAWWDEVLKSKLDRKVFGILGDDAHSAAAAGKKWIQAYVAELSKEAFLNAVNQGYFYSSTGPSMNSDAFSFKCDNGTTYNMGQTIGTIECGKGKFKAGVVASASNAFVKNIKIIKNGAVIYNKTDCPKAQQCSFEFPQTIKDAAYYRMEATDSAGKSLWSNPIWSVVESARVAVCANDCASGTKQCSGNGVQTCGNYDTDSCLEWSLPTPCSSGQICSSGSCSAASCTGECSESGTKQCSGNGVQTCGNYDTDSCLEWSAAVNCASGQTCSQGVCVAACANDCASGTKQCSGNGVQTCGNYDTDSCLEWSLPTPCSSGQICSSGSCSAASCTGECSESGAKQCSGNGVQTCGNYDTDSCLEWSLPTPCSSGQICSSGSCSAASCTGECSESGANSSDYDIDSADQVCPNGVCSNLDYIQSQINVIQKAISRLFDLLAALREGR; from the coding sequence ATGCGCTCGCTGTTTTTGCTATCGTTGGTTTTTTTTGGGTTTTCGGCGCTGAATGCCGATGCCGCCAGCGGTTATTTTATCAAGGTAAACACCCACACCCATACGGCATGGGATAATACTAATGGTTACGGGTCCGATGGGCGAAACACTTTGGCGGAAATGGTTGATGCTTACAAATCAAAGGGATATAATTTGCTGGTGATCACCGATCATAATTCCTATGATGGAACAAAAACAAGCAGTTTGACTCAAGGTTATTTTGTAAATCGGGTCAATCCTTTTACGCCTTGCGATTCTTACAGCGATCCGGCGAACAAGTTTTTGTGCATCAGCGGCGAAGAGCTGACTCCCGGCATTGGAGTTTTCGGCGATCATGCTCATCATGCCTTATTGGTGGGAGGAAAAAAACCATGGACAAATTTCGATGATAACGCGGATAATATCAAGAAAGCTTTCAGTTCGACGATATCTCAAGGAGGTTTTGCGGTTATTGCCCATCCAAGCTCAAAAAATCCGCTTTATGATCACAAAGGATTCAAGTTGGCGGACAATGAAACATATTGGACGCTTCCCGAATTAAAGAGTTTTGATTATACCGCGATGGAAATTAGCGCCACTACATCTGTCGCGTGGTGGGACGAGGTTCTGAAGTCCAAGCTTGACAGAAAAGTTTTTGGAATTCTTGGCGACGACGCGCACAGCGCGGCGGCGGCGGGGAAAAAATGGATACAGGCGTATGTGGCGGAATTGTCAAAAGAAGCGTTTCTAAACGCGGTCAATCAGGGATACTTTTATTCTTCTACCGGGCCAAGTATGAATAGCGACGCGTTTTCATTTAAATGCGACAATGGCACAACTTACAATATGGGCCAAACCATTGGAACCATTGAATGCGGTAAAGGAAAATTCAAAGCCGGCGTGGTTGCCAGTGCCTCAAACGCTTTCGTTAAAAATATCAAAATCATTAAAAACGGAGCGGTGATTTATAATAAAACTGATTGCCCAAAAGCTCAACAGTGTTCGTTTGAGTTTCCTCAAACAATAAAGGATGCCGCTTATTACCGTATGGAAGCCACGGATTCGGCGGGTAAATCATTATGGAGCAATCCAATCTGGTCGGTGGTTGAGTCCGCCCGTGTTGCCGTGTGCGCCAATGATTGCGCTTCCGGTACCAAGCAATGCAGCGGCAACGGCGTCCAGACCTGCGGCAATTACGATACCGACAGCTGTCTGGAATGGTCTTTGCCAACCCCTTGCTCCTCCGGCCAGATTTGTTCCTCGGGTTCTTGTTCCGCCGCCAGTTGTACCGGAGAATGTTCCGAATCCGGTACCAAGCAATGCAGCGGCAACGGCGTCCAGACCTGCGGCAATTACGATACCGACAGCTGTCTGGAATGGAGCGCGGCGGTTAATTGCGCTTCCGGCCAGACCTGCTCCCAGGGCGTTTGCGTTGCCGCGTGCGCCAATGATTGCGCTTCCGGTACCAAGCAATGCAGCGGCAACGGCGTCCAGACCTGCGGCAATTACGATACCGACAGCTGTCTGGAATGGTCTTTGCCAACCCCTTGCTCCTCCGGCCAGATTTGTTCCTCGGGTTCTTGTTCCGCCGCCAGTTGTACCGGAGAATGTTCCGAATCCGGCGCCAAGCAATGCAGCGGCAACGGCGTCCAGACCTGCGGCAATTACGATACCGACAGCTGTCTGGAATGGTCTTTGCCAACCCCTTGCTCCTCCGGCCAGATTTGTTCCTCGGGTTCTTGTTCCGCCGCCAGTTGTACCGGAGAATGTTCCGAATCCGGCGCCAATAGCAGCGATTATGATATCGATAGCGCTGATCAGGTTTGTCCCAACGGCGTTTGTTCAAATTTGGATTATATACAATCGCAGATCAATGTGATACAAAAAGCAATCAGCCGGCTCTTTGACCTGTTGGCAGCATTGAGAGAGGGCCGTTAA
- a CDS encoding LemA family protein — translation MDIITIGILAVAAVFFVWLVSAYNGLVALKNRAKEAWADIDVQLKRRYDLIPNLMETVKGYAAHEKQVLENVTAARSAAMDAKTPEEKIEKENALSQTLKSLFAVAENYPDLKASANFLELQRELSDTEDKIQAARRFYNGNVRDFNIKIESFPSNIVAGIFSFKQMALFEIANQAEREAPKVSFEQK, via the coding sequence ATGGATATTATCACAATCGGTATTTTGGCGGTCGCGGCGGTTTTTTTCGTGTGGCTGGTTTCGGCCTATAACGGTTTGGTGGCGTTGAAAAACCGCGCCAAAGAAGCGTGGGCCGATATTGATGTGCAATTAAAACGCCGGTATGATTTGATTCCCAATTTGATGGAAACCGTGAAGGGTTACGCGGCGCACGAAAAACAAGTGTTGGAAAATGTCACCGCGGCCAGATCCGCGGCGATGGACGCCAAGACGCCGGAAGAGAAAATCGAAAAAGAAAACGCGCTGTCGCAAACCTTAAAGAGCCTGTTTGCCGTGGCGGAAAACTATCCCGATTTGAAAGCATCGGCGAACTTTTTGGAACTTCAGCGCGAATTGTCCGATACCGAAGACAAAATTCAGGCGGCGCGCCGGTTCTATAACGGCAATGTGCGCGACTTCAATATCAAGATCGAAAGCTTTCCGTCAAATATCGTGGCCGGCATATTCAGCTTCAAGCAAATGGCGCTGTTTGAAATCGCCAACCAAGCCGAACGCGAAGCTCCCAAGGTGAGCTTTG